The Raphanus sativus cultivar WK10039 chromosome 2, ASM80110v3, whole genome shotgun sequence genome includes a region encoding these proteins:
- the LOC108839647 gene encoding protein MODIFYING WALL LIGNIN-2, with the protein MPNHVHYSVVFFLGLVSFITCFVAEFKRTKKEDIRWDTERNCYIPGSHAFWLGIVAVLCFCIAQIVGNLVVFNHSTGIKREDGCKINNLTLPTVLLILSWSNFVVVVLLLSTAISMSRAQPFGVGWLEEDCYLVKDGVFAASGCLAILGLGALTISATKNKVKKRQQQLVAVVIKDQDQKLTKSEEKKQNHDDHQTNKSETVIYFVEEAPSTADRI; encoded by the exons ATGCCCAACCATGTTCACTACTCGGTCGTTTTCTTTCTTGGTCTCGTTTCCTTCATCACATGTTTTGTAGCCGAGTTCAAGAGAACAAAG AAAGAAGATATTCGATGGGACACAGAGAGGAACTGTTATATACCGGGGAGCCATGCTTTTTGGCTCGGAATAGTCGCTGTTCTTTGCTTCTGTATTGCTCAGATCGTTGGAAACTTAGTTGTCTTTAATCACAGCACAGGAATCAAAAGAGAAGATGGTTGCAAGATTAATAATCTTACTTTACCCACTGTTCTTTTGATTCTCTCCTG GTCAAATTTTGTGGTTGTGGTGTTGCTTCTGAGTACTGCAATAAGCATGAGCCGAGCGCAGCCTTTCGGAGTAGGATGGCTTGAAGAAGATTGTTACCTTGTCAAAGACGGTGTCTTTGCAGCCTCAGGTTGCTTAGCCATCCTTGGATTAGGAGCCTTGACTATATCAGCCACTAAGAACAAAGTAAAGAAGCGACAGCAACAACTTGTGGCAGTTGTAATCAAAGACCAAGACCAAAAACTAAcaaaatcagaagaaaaaaagcaGAACCATGATGATCACCAAACTAACAAGTCAGAAACTGTCATTTATTTTGTGGAAGAAGCACCTTCCACTGCTGAcaggatataa